The Myxococcus virescens genome has a segment encoding these proteins:
- a CDS encoding DUF962 domain-containing protein, with protein sequence MSDRIETYAEFWPFYLREHALPSTRWLHFTGTSLGLGLGVTAVATGRAALVPAALVAAYGFAWFSHFVIERNKPASFKYPLWSFISDFRMAGLMAIGRLAPHLERARAGGVGSGEVARAVPATQQVR encoded by the coding sequence ATGTCCGACCGCATCGAGACCTATGCCGAGTTCTGGCCGTTCTACCTGCGGGAGCACGCGCTGCCGTCCACGCGCTGGCTTCACTTCACGGGCACCTCCCTGGGACTGGGGCTGGGCGTGACGGCCGTCGCGACGGGCCGCGCCGCGCTGGTGCCGGCCGCGCTCGTCGCCGCCTACGGCTTCGCGTGGTTCAGCCACTTCGTCATCGAGCGGAACAAGCCGGCGTCGTTCAAGTACCCGCTCTGGTCGTTCATCTCCGACTTCCGCATGGCGGGGCTGATGGCCATTGGACGGCTGGCCCCGCACCTGGAACGTGCTCGGGCGGGCGGTGTGGGCTCGGGTGAAGTGGCCCGCGCGGTGCCCGCGACGCAGCAGGTCCGCTAG
- a CDS encoding methyltransferase domain-containing protein: MNLLTRVKKSVRHRAAYKASEPLSKLLSLTGFGRYGPGPQLKQPEPLRQAGIPVETYRFDVAELERFWDELQAQNAVIRHFCGFQPYWEKRPQYHFTWKQIEPLVAREDAVYVDIASTPSSPYLDVVRMLGRTRNIYAQDLVFPPGIHGHQIGGSAAELPLEDGSVDAMTLHCSFEHFEGTADTGFIREAGRVLRPGGKVCIVPLYLGEYAFTMCDPAWGYDIRRDAEPIIHLFPRWGERHGRFYDAVTLKERVLAPAHAAGLQSRVFHFENIMDLHPTCYTHFGLVLEKPAKV; encoded by the coding sequence GTGAACCTGCTGACCCGCGTGAAGAAGAGTGTCCGGCACCGCGCCGCCTACAAGGCGTCGGAGCCGTTGTCGAAGCTGCTCAGCCTGACGGGCTTCGGCCGTTATGGCCCGGGTCCTCAGCTCAAGCAGCCCGAGCCGCTGCGCCAGGCCGGCATCCCCGTCGAAACCTATCGCTTCGATGTGGCGGAGCTGGAGCGCTTCTGGGACGAACTCCAGGCGCAGAACGCCGTGATCCGGCACTTCTGCGGCTTCCAACCGTATTGGGAGAAGCGGCCGCAGTACCACTTCACCTGGAAGCAGATTGAACCGTTGGTGGCGCGCGAGGACGCCGTCTACGTGGACATCGCCTCCACCCCGAGCAGCCCGTACCTGGACGTGGTCCGGATGCTGGGGCGGACGCGGAACATCTACGCGCAGGACCTGGTCTTCCCGCCGGGCATCCACGGCCACCAGATTGGCGGCTCCGCGGCGGAGCTTCCGCTCGAGGACGGCTCCGTGGACGCGATGACGCTGCACTGCTCCTTCGAGCACTTCGAGGGGACCGCGGACACGGGCTTCATCCGGGAGGCGGGGCGCGTGCTCCGGCCCGGCGGCAAGGTCTGCATCGTCCCGCTGTACCTGGGCGAGTACGCCTTCACCATGTGTGACCCCGCATGGGGTTACGACATCCGCCGCGACGCGGAGCCCATCATCCACCTCTTCCCCCGCTGGGGAGAGCGGCACGGCCGCTTCTACGACGCCGTCACCCTGAAGGAGCGCGTCCTGGCGCCCGCGCATGCGGCGGGACTTCAGTCTCGCGTCTTCCACTTCGAGAACATCATGGACCTGCACCCGACCTGCTACACGCACTTCGGGCTCGTCCTGGAGAAGCCCGCGAAGGTGTGA
- a CDS encoding YebC/PmpR family DNA-binding transcriptional regulator: MGRIFETRKATMMARWNKMAKVFTRISKDIAIAVKAGGPNPDSNSTLRRVLQNARAANMPKDKVDAAIKRASGQSATDYEIVLYEGYAPHGIALLVETATDNVVRTVANVRMHFNKHSGNLGTTGSVAFMFQRMGVFRLNPEGLDLDSLELELIDHGLQEMGEGVGEKGEKQIIIRSAFADFGQLQAAIEAKGLVPVSADSEYVALNPIELPEDKATEVLELVDALEQDDDVQRVFHNLA, encoded by the coding sequence ATGGGACGCATTTTCGAGACACGCAAGGCCACGATGATGGCCCGCTGGAACAAGATGGCGAAGGTGTTCACGCGGATCAGCAAGGACATCGCCATCGCGGTGAAGGCGGGTGGGCCCAATCCCGATTCGAACTCCACGCTGCGCCGGGTGCTCCAGAACGCCCGCGCCGCGAACATGCCGAAGGACAAGGTCGACGCGGCCATCAAGCGCGCGAGCGGCCAGTCGGCGACCGACTACGAAATCGTGCTCTATGAGGGCTACGCGCCCCACGGCATCGCGCTGCTGGTGGAGACGGCGACGGACAACGTCGTGCGCACCGTGGCCAACGTGCGCATGCACTTCAACAAGCACAGCGGGAACCTGGGCACCACGGGCAGCGTGGCCTTCATGTTCCAGCGCATGGGCGTGTTCCGGTTGAACCCGGAGGGGTTGGACCTGGACTCGCTGGAGCTGGAGCTCATCGACCATGGCCTCCAGGAGATGGGCGAGGGCGTGGGAGAGAAGGGCGAGAAGCAGATCATCATCCGCTCCGCCTTCGCCGACTTCGGCCAGCTCCAGGCCGCCATCGAGGCCAAGGGCCTGGTGCCTGTCTCGGCGGACTCCGAGTACGTGGCGCTGAACCCCATCGAGCTGCCCGAGGACAAGGCCACCGAGGTGCTGGAGCTCGTGGACGCGCTGGAGCAGGACGACGACGTCCAGCGCGTGTTCCACAACCTGGCGTGA
- the msrA gene encoding peptide-methionine (S)-S-oxide reductase MsrA yields MFFNPTKKLRIPTPEEALPGRSDVMPVPEKHEVLGTPIKGPVPEGLEEVYFGLGCFWGAERKFYQTPGVYSTAVGYAGGLTPNPTYREVCSGLTGHNEVVRVVFDPKKVSFEQLLRIFWESHDPTQGMRQGNDVGTQYRSGIYFTSEAQQRAAVASRDAYQKALAARGFDAITTELLPAPPFYFAEDYHQQYLEKNPGGYCGLGGTGVSCPVGVGVNA; encoded by the coding sequence ATGTTCTTCAATCCGACCAAGAAGCTGAGGATTCCGACCCCGGAAGAAGCACTGCCGGGCCGCTCGGACGTGATGCCCGTCCCGGAGAAGCACGAGGTGCTGGGCACGCCCATCAAGGGCCCCGTGCCGGAAGGTTTGGAGGAGGTCTACTTCGGCCTGGGGTGTTTCTGGGGCGCGGAGCGGAAGTTCTACCAGACGCCTGGCGTGTACAGCACGGCGGTGGGATACGCCGGGGGCCTGACGCCCAACCCCACCTACCGCGAGGTGTGCAGCGGTCTCACCGGACACAACGAGGTCGTCCGCGTCGTCTTCGACCCGAAGAAGGTATCCTTCGAGCAGCTCCTGCGCATCTTCTGGGAGAGCCATGACCCGACGCAGGGCATGCGCCAGGGCAACGACGTGGGCACGCAGTACCGCTCCGGCATCTACTTCACCAGCGAAGCCCAGCAGCGCGCCGCCGTGGCGAGCCGTGACGCGTACCAGAAGGCGCTGGCGGCCCGGGGCTTCGATGCCATCACCACCGAGTTGCTCCCCGCCCCGCCCTTCTATTTCGCCGAGGACTACCACCAGCAGTACCTGGAGAAGAACCCAGGCGGCTACTGCGGGCTGGGCGGCACCGGCGTGAGCTGCCCGGTGGGCGTGGGCGTCAACGCCTGA
- a CDS encoding ATP-binding protein, whose product MLETESRTAGDKEASGARTLKAAAFLRAHQEEVLEDWQRAMRAFHVGHAAQPSWLLDHMPQLLNMLADIIDHGPDEILTTVPDEHAMSRLDAGFDLGQVASEYALLRKCILHRMEAEAACPAPGELERMEDALDRIVTRTVTSFSQGRQRILQALDRMTQAALDSPSMASLPSRLLTVLVESALSVDSAAFVLVEGDALVVRAAVGLGADEALGVSLEREEGFVGEVLRQRQPLTLRSASTDPRVVLPTLKQEGLRAVYGVPLLDGDQLLGMAYMCSRTAFVFSEPDALLFRTMAQRATAHLVQARLRARERQAHADAQRSLAQLDALLASTPLGIAQLDRELRFVRINQAMADIDGHSPEAHLGRRFREMAPVTAVGTFEPLFRRTIETGEPVDAVEFTIPGDARTFQASFHPVRTPDQGVLGLSCTVVDVSHHKRAEAVLQRAVDFREQLMAVLGHDLRNPLNAINASAFQLTRSEDLTPPERRAVDRIRKATARMGRMITDILDFARTRLGGGLPVARQPMDFAEVCQATLEELRVSAPERSLVFEASGDTRGNWDPDRVSQVLGNLVANALQHGQEDRPVCVTVRGEADEVVLKVHNTGEPIAPELMPRLFDPFKNMPATAPPQDVARKKRSLGLGLYIVSQIVGAHGGRVEVRSNRDQGTTFTVHWPRTLTTLGGA is encoded by the coding sequence ATGCTGGAGACAGAGTCACGCACAGCGGGTGACAAGGAGGCCTCCGGGGCTCGGACGCTCAAGGCGGCGGCGTTCCTGCGCGCTCACCAGGAGGAGGTGCTGGAGGACTGGCAGCGGGCCATGCGAGCGTTTCACGTGGGACACGCGGCGCAGCCTTCGTGGCTGCTGGACCACATGCCCCAGTTGCTCAACATGCTCGCGGACATCATCGACCACGGCCCGGACGAAATCCTCACCACGGTGCCGGACGAGCACGCGATGTCCCGGCTGGACGCCGGCTTCGACCTGGGCCAAGTGGCGTCCGAGTACGCGCTCCTGCGCAAGTGCATCCTCCACAGGATGGAAGCCGAAGCGGCCTGCCCCGCGCCGGGCGAGTTGGAGCGGATGGAGGACGCGCTGGACCGGATTGTCACCCGGACGGTGACGTCCTTCTCCCAGGGGCGGCAGCGCATCCTCCAGGCCCTGGACCGGATGACGCAGGCCGCGCTGGACAGCCCTTCCATGGCCAGCCTCCCCTCGCGGCTGCTCACCGTCCTGGTGGAGTCCGCGCTCTCGGTCGACTCGGCGGCGTTCGTGCTGGTGGAAGGCGACGCGCTGGTGGTGCGCGCCGCGGTGGGCCTGGGCGCGGACGAGGCGCTCGGCGTGTCGCTGGAGCGGGAGGAAGGATTCGTGGGCGAGGTGCTCCGCCAGCGTCAGCCCCTGACGCTGCGCTCAGCGTCCACGGACCCTCGCGTGGTGCTGCCCACGCTGAAGCAGGAAGGGCTGCGCGCCGTGTACGGCGTGCCCCTGCTGGATGGCGACCAACTCCTGGGCATGGCGTACATGTGCTCGCGCACCGCCTTCGTCTTCTCCGAGCCGGACGCCCTCTTGTTCCGGACCATGGCGCAGCGAGCCACCGCGCACCTGGTGCAGGCCCGGCTCCGGGCCCGCGAGCGCCAGGCCCACGCGGACGCCCAGCGCTCGCTGGCGCAGCTGGACGCGCTGCTGGCCTCCACACCTCTGGGCATCGCCCAGCTGGACCGGGAGTTGCGCTTCGTGCGCATCAACCAGGCCATGGCGGACATCGATGGCCACTCGCCGGAAGCCCACCTGGGCCGCCGCTTCCGGGAGATGGCTCCCGTGACGGCCGTGGGCACGTTCGAGCCCCTGTTCCGCCGCACGATTGAGACAGGTGAACCCGTGGACGCCGTCGAGTTCACCATCCCTGGAGATGCCCGGACCTTCCAGGCCAGCTTCCACCCGGTCCGCACGCCCGACCAAGGGGTGCTGGGCTTGAGCTGCACGGTGGTGGATGTCTCCCACCACAAGCGGGCCGAGGCCGTGCTCCAGCGGGCGGTGGACTTCCGGGAACAACTCATGGCGGTGTTGGGACACGACCTGCGCAACCCGCTCAACGCCATCAACGCCTCGGCCTTCCAGCTGACGCGGTCCGAGGACCTGACTCCCCCCGAGCGTCGCGCCGTGGACCGCATCCGCAAGGCCACCGCGCGCATGGGGCGCATGATTACGGACATCCTCGACTTCGCCCGCACCCGCCTGGGCGGGGGGCTTCCGGTGGCCCGCCAGCCCATGGACTTCGCGGAGGTATGCCAGGCGACGCTGGAAGAGCTCCGGGTCAGCGCCCCGGAGCGCTCGCTGGTGTTCGAGGCGAGCGGAGACACCCGAGGGAACTGGGACCCGGACCGCGTGTCACAGGTGCTGGGCAACCTGGTGGCCAACGCCCTCCAGCATGGCCAGGAAGACAGACCGGTGTGTGTCACGGTGCGCGGAGAGGCGGATGAGGTGGTGCTGAAGGTCCACAACACCGGCGAGCCGATTGCGCCCGAGCTGATGCCGCGCCTGTTCGACCCGTTCAAGAACATGCCCGCAACGGCGCCACCGCAGGACGTCGCGAGGAAGAAACGCAGCCTGGGCCTGGGCCTCTACATCGTCAGCCAGATTGTCGGCGCACACGGGGGCCGCGTGGAGGTCCGCTCCAACCGGGACCAGGGCACCACCTTCACCGTCCACTGGCCCCGCACCCTCACGACGCTCGGGGGCGCGTGA
- a CDS encoding ornithine cyclodeaminase family protein, with protein sequence MRTLLLTRSDVSRNLQAPLLLEDMREAFRTDALARTVAPQRARAPLHAEGTALVLFPGSLPSIPAYSVKVHAKFPGQSPAIRGVMHLHDVATGQVMAVMDAGHLTAVRTGVVGALSADVLARPDAGRVALIGAGRQAVLQLKSLRLVRSLTHVRVFDTAPERSLAFATRMYQELNLPVRMAESMEEAVSDADIIVTATWSRHPFLHPGMVRPGTHIIALGADEPGKAELSAELLRQSRFVVDHRGLSVSTGAAGAVGLGEEAIHAELGEVLAGLKPGRTSEDDVTVFAAVGLPFQDLAAAWHVYQSAQGDDAVSGVDFDA encoded by the coding sequence ATGCGCACGCTCCTGCTGACCCGCTCCGACGTCTCCCGCAACCTGCAGGCTCCTCTCTTGCTGGAGGACATGCGAGAGGCCTTCCGCACCGACGCCCTGGCACGCACCGTGGCACCGCAGCGCGCTCGGGCCCCCCTCCATGCCGAGGGCACCGCCCTGGTGCTGTTCCCTGGCAGCCTGCCATCCATCCCCGCCTACTCCGTGAAGGTGCACGCGAAGTTCCCCGGCCAGTCGCCGGCGATTCGAGGCGTGATGCACCTGCACGACGTTGCTACCGGCCAGGTGATGGCGGTGATGGACGCCGGCCACCTGACGGCGGTGCGTACGGGCGTGGTGGGCGCGCTGTCGGCGGACGTGCTGGCGCGGCCGGACGCGGGCCGGGTGGCGCTCATCGGCGCGGGCCGGCAGGCGGTGTTGCAGCTCAAGTCGTTGCGGCTGGTGCGCTCGCTGACGCACGTGCGGGTGTTCGACACGGCGCCGGAGCGCTCGCTCGCCTTCGCCACGCGCATGTACCAGGAGTTGAACCTGCCGGTGCGGATGGCGGAGTCCATGGAGGAGGCCGTCTCCGACGCGGACATCATCGTGACGGCGACGTGGAGCCGTCACCCCTTCCTGCACCCCGGCATGGTGCGGCCAGGCACGCACATCATCGCGCTGGGCGCGGACGAGCCGGGCAAGGCCGAGCTGTCCGCGGAGCTGCTCCGTCAGTCGCGGTTCGTCGTCGACCACCGGGGCCTGTCGGTGTCCACCGGCGCCGCGGGCGCGGTGGGGCTGGGTGAGGAGGCCATCCACGCGGAGCTGGGTGAGGTGCTGGCTGGCCTGAAGCCCGGGCGCACGTCCGAGGACGACGTCACCGTCTTCGCGGCGGTGGGGCTGCCCTTCCAGGACCTGGCGGCGGCCTGGCACGTCTACCAGTCGGCCCAGGGCGACGACGCCGTGAGCGGGGTGGACTTCGACGCATGA
- a CDS encoding MFS transporter, with translation MRRRVLGLLSRIGLTRPALRAWAMYDWANSAFITTVVTVVFPLYYASVAAEGLPREVATSRFATATAVALSVVAVLSPVLGALSDRAGRIKHMLGIFAGLGIVSTLALATVGPGDWEWGLLLFGLGNVGVTGSIVFADALLRHIARDDELDRVSTAGYALGYLGGGLLLAAQLVLLMRPHWFGLADAGAASRVAFASVAVWWALFSVPLFRRIPEPKPDVSIQRPPLSLRGIFTQLAGTLGGLRQHRQAFLLLVAYLLYSDGIGTIIRLSTLYGTELGIGRGALIGALLLTQVVGVPCAVLFGRAAGRVGVKRALMFALSVYVGVTFLGYFMRTPVHFFALALLVGMVQGGSQALSRSLFAQMVPRDRAAEFFGLFSVFEKVTAVAGPLVFAATVELTGSSRQAVLSLLFFFVSGAAVLSRVDVAAGRRAAREAEARAGWRGDGAPEATAAPEGAPDASRGV, from the coding sequence ATGAGGCGCAGGGTGCTGGGGCTCCTGTCGCGCATCGGCCTGACGCGGCCCGCGCTGCGTGCGTGGGCGATGTACGACTGGGCGAACTCGGCCTTCATCACCACCGTCGTCACGGTGGTGTTCCCGCTCTACTACGCCTCCGTGGCGGCGGAGGGACTTCCGCGCGAGGTGGCCACCAGTCGCTTCGCCACCGCCACCGCGGTGGCGCTGAGCGTGGTGGCGGTGTTGTCACCGGTCCTGGGCGCGCTGAGCGACCGGGCCGGACGCATCAAGCACATGCTGGGCATCTTCGCGGGCCTGGGCATCGTGTCCACGCTGGCGCTGGCCACGGTGGGCCCGGGTGATTGGGAATGGGGCCTGCTGCTCTTCGGCCTGGGCAACGTGGGCGTGACGGGCAGCATCGTGTTCGCGGACGCGCTCTTGCGGCACATCGCCCGGGACGACGAACTGGACCGTGTGTCCACCGCGGGCTACGCGCTGGGCTACCTGGGCGGCGGTCTGCTGCTGGCCGCGCAGTTGGTGCTGCTGATGAGGCCCCATTGGTTCGGACTGGCGGACGCGGGGGCCGCCTCGCGCGTGGCCTTCGCCTCCGTGGCGGTGTGGTGGGCCCTCTTCTCGGTGCCCCTCTTCCGGCGCATCCCCGAGCCGAAACCGGACGTGTCCATCCAACGTCCTCCGCTGTCCCTGCGCGGCATCTTCACGCAGCTGGCGGGCACGCTGGGCGGGCTGCGCCAGCACCGTCAGGCCTTCCTGCTGCTGGTGGCCTATCTGCTCTACAGCGACGGCATCGGCACCATCATCCGCTTGTCCACGCTGTACGGGACGGAGCTGGGCATTGGCCGGGGCGCGCTGATTGGTGCGTTGCTGCTGACGCAGGTGGTGGGTGTGCCGTGCGCGGTGCTGTTCGGCCGGGCCGCGGGGCGGGTGGGGGTGAAGCGCGCGCTGATGTTCGCCCTGTCGGTGTACGTGGGGGTGACGTTCCTGGGCTACTTCATGCGCACGCCGGTGCACTTCTTCGCGCTCGCGTTGCTGGTGGGCATGGTGCAGGGCGGCAGTCAGGCCTTGAGCCGTTCGCTCTTCGCGCAGATGGTGCCCCGGGACAGGGCGGCGGAGTTCTTCGGCCTCTTCAGCGTCTTCGAGAAAGTCACAGCGGTGGCGGGCCCGCTGGTGTTCGCGGCCACGGTGGAGCTGACGGGCTCCAGCCGGCAGGCGGTGCTGTCCCTGCTCTTCTTCTTCGTGTCGGGCGCGGCGGTGCTGTCCCGGGTGGACGTGGCCGCGGGGCGACGCGCGGCCCGCGAGGCGGAGGCGCGTGCCGGATGGCGCGGCGACGGTGCACCGGAGGCCACCGCTGCCCCGGAGGGCGCGCCGGACGCGAGCCGCGGCGTCTGA
- a CDS encoding DUF2171 domain-containing protein, producing MFSRSEIHKGMKVRGNDGHVLGRIIEMKGDELIVEKGLIRRHDFAVALADVREVVGGEVVLNHGRDSLFSAPREVPPTKH from the coding sequence ATGTTCAGTCGTTCGGAAATCCACAAGGGGATGAAGGTGCGCGGCAACGACGGGCACGTTCTCGGACGCATCATCGAGATGAAGGGGGATGAGCTCATCGTGGAGAAGGGCCTCATCCGCCGGCATGACTTCGCGGTGGCCCTGGCGGACGTGCGTGAAGTCGTGGGCGGAGAAGTCGTGCTCAATCACGGGCGGGACAGCCTCTTCTCCGCGCCCCGGGAAGTCCCGCCCACGAAGCACTGA
- a CDS encoding YgaP-like transmembrane domain, with translation MVVGFLASRPGRWLRIVTGAGMVVGGLAAGTSRGAAVALVGLGPLVAAALDWVPTAALFGLPMDGPTLRRELGVSDEASLLEGFPRASMRDVSPTLH, from the coding sequence ATGGTCGTTGGTTTCTTGGCGTCGCGGCCGGGGCGGTGGCTCCGCATCGTGACGGGCGCTGGGATGGTGGTGGGCGGTCTGGCGGCAGGGACGTCGCGAGGCGCGGCGGTGGCGCTCGTGGGCCTGGGGCCCCTGGTGGCCGCGGCCCTGGACTGGGTGCCCACGGCGGCGCTCTTCGGTCTGCCCATGGACGGCCCGACGCTGCGGCGCGAGCTGGGGGTGTCCGACGAGGCGTCGTTGTTGGAGGGCTTCCCTCGCGCGTCCATGCGGGACGTCTCGCCGACGCTTCACTGA
- a CDS encoding NmrA/HSCARG family protein, with amino-acid sequence MPMGFSRSVLVTGATGQQGGAVARKLLQRGHRVTAFIHHADSPTARELESLGAELVVGDYDDLDAIAQAAQDMDTMFATATPFGPGGVQAEVRHGKNLADAARLARVQHYVYSSVAGADRLTGIPHFDSKHRIEMHVRGSGLPYTILGPTFFMENFTSGMFEEGLKAGVLAMGLWPTRGLQMVALEDLAAFSVRVMEEPERFEEQRIEVASDEVTGQQAAGLLSMVSGHRIHYEQLPLDYIRERSEDLAAMYEWLDRKGYQADVLTLRHRFPEVRWHTFEDWARGQDWSALTSPAWPHAAAEPVSP; translated from the coding sequence ATGCCCATGGGTTTCTCACGCTCCGTGCTCGTTACCGGCGCCACTGGCCAGCAGGGGGGTGCCGTCGCACGGAAGCTCTTGCAGCGCGGCCACCGCGTCACCGCCTTCATCCACCACGCGGACTCCCCCACCGCCCGCGAGCTCGAGTCGCTCGGCGCCGAGCTGGTCGTCGGGGACTACGACGACCTGGACGCCATCGCCCAAGCGGCCCAGGACATGGACACCATGTTCGCCACCGCCACGCCCTTTGGCCCGGGCGGCGTGCAGGCGGAGGTCCGCCACGGGAAGAACCTGGCGGACGCGGCCCGGCTCGCGCGCGTACAGCACTACGTCTACTCGTCGGTGGCCGGAGCGGACCGCCTGACGGGCATCCCCCACTTCGACAGCAAGCACCGCATCGAGATGCACGTGCGCGGCAGCGGCCTGCCCTACACCATCCTCGGCCCCACCTTCTTCATGGAGAACTTCACCAGCGGCATGTTCGAAGAGGGGCTGAAGGCGGGCGTGCTCGCCATGGGCCTGTGGCCCACGCGCGGCCTGCAGATGGTGGCCCTGGAGGACCTCGCGGCCTTCTCCGTCCGCGTCATGGAGGAGCCGGAGCGCTTCGAGGAACAACGCATCGAGGTGGCCTCCGACGAGGTGACGGGCCAGCAGGCCGCCGGGCTGCTGTCCATGGTGAGCGGCCACCGCATCCACTACGAGCAGCTTCCCCTGGACTACATCCGCGAGCGCAGCGAGGACCTGGCCGCCATGTACGAGTGGCTGGACCGCAAGGGCTACCAGGCGGACGTCCTCACGCTGCGGCACCGCTTCCCGGAGGTCCGCTGGCACACCTTCGAGGACTGGGCGCGCGGACAGGACTGGAGCGCCCTGACTTCTCCCGCGTGGCCCCATGCCGCCGCGGAGCCCGTCTCCCCATGA
- a CDS encoding DUF2203 domain-containing protein, which yields MRYFSVEEANRLVPLLTRTFERVRPWVERAQQLADELGAAPRPNDPSLASLRDERDTLLERIRGELLQLQEMGLEIKGADGLVDFRANRGGEQVYLCWRFGDPAVSHWHALLEGFAGRRPIESPDDFAPTYLS from the coding sequence ATGCGTTACTTCAGCGTGGAAGAAGCCAACCGGCTGGTGCCGCTGTTGACGCGCACCTTCGAGCGGGTCCGCCCATGGGTGGAGCGTGCCCAGCAGCTCGCGGACGAGCTGGGCGCCGCGCCCAGGCCCAACGACCCCAGCCTGGCCTCCCTGCGCGACGAGCGTGACACCCTCCTCGAGCGCATCCGCGGCGAGCTCCTCCAGCTCCAGGAGATGGGCCTGGAAATCAAGGGCGCGGACGGCCTCGTGGACTTCCGCGCGAACCGGGGCGGAGAGCAGGTCTACCTGTGCTGGCGCTTCGGAGACCCCGCCGTCTCCCACTGGCACGCCCTGCTCGAAGGTTTCGCGGGACGGCGTCCCATCGAAAGCCCGGACGACTTCGCCCCCACGTACCTCAGCTAG